A single region of the Leisingera thetidis genome encodes:
- a CDS encoding sulfotransferase family protein: MSAARAIPIFVLGLQRSGTTLAANLLAAQPGIAAVAADHHHGVHESVFFSHFAPSMEPWPAAGWRADAAGDFLASEYYRLTGLRRSWGEDAAKASASPAELFCRVMDAVALREGATAWVEKSPHHTLLAETIAKALPTALFLCVSRRIPGFLRSRLWSYGRSPPPYPRRAVLIGRACASNVFHERYMRRLRRQLGAQRVFAVDFDSLRARPGPALEPLLAAAGLEAGALQPPEYAPNSSFSSQSQRRQALTVADLAAARVSETMARAVPQVLLSAMQRRIARRRPPVFPAWVWPAAAGGSVRGHLPRKPLK, translated from the coding sequence ATGAGCGCGGCGCGGGCCATTCCCATCTTTGTGCTGGGGCTGCAGCGCTCCGGGACGACGCTTGCGGCCAATCTGCTGGCGGCTCAGCCAGGCATTGCAGCAGTGGCCGCGGACCATCACCACGGTGTGCATGAAAGCGTCTTTTTCTCCCATTTCGCGCCTTCGATGGAACCCTGGCCGGCCGCCGGCTGGCGCGCGGATGCGGCGGGGGATTTCCTGGCCAGCGAATACTACCGGCTGACCGGGCTGAGACGCAGCTGGGGCGAAGACGCGGCAAAGGCGAGCGCCAGCCCGGCTGAATTGTTCTGCCGGGTGATGGATGCGGTGGCGCTGCGCGAAGGGGCCACTGCCTGGGTCGAGAAATCGCCGCATCACACACTGCTGGCGGAAACCATTGCCAAGGCGCTGCCGACGGCTTTGTTCCTCTGTGTGAGCCGCCGGATTCCGGGGTTTCTGCGCTCACGGCTTTGGTCTTATGGCCGCTCTCCGCCGCCATACCCGCGCCGGGCGGTGCTGATCGGGCGAGCCTGTGCCTCGAACGTGTTCCACGAGCGCTATATGCGCCGCCTGCGCCGGCAACTGGGGGCGCAGCGGGTGTTTGCCGTGGACTTCGACAGCCTGCGCGCACGCCCTGGTCCGGCGCTGGAGCCTTTGCTTGCGGCGGCCGGGCTGGAGGCAGGTGCCCTGCAGCCGCCTGAATATGCGCCGAATTCAAGCTTTTCCAGCCAAAGCCAGCGCAGGCAGGCACTGACGGTCGCAGATCTGGCGGCGGCCAGAGTGTCGGAAACTATGGCAAGGGCGGTGCCGCAGGTGCTGCTTTCCGCAATGCAGCGGCGCATTGCCCGCCGCAGGCCGCCAGTGTTTCCGGCCTGGGTCTGGCCAGCCGCAGCAGGCGGCTCCGTCCGCGGACACCTGCCGCGGAAACCGCTGAAATAG
- a CDS encoding lipid II:glycine glycyltransferase FemX, which yields MTVLQPFSAGTAGIRISMDQVPPQRIRRKLEAFLETCPPAGWLQHPDFTANCPPPPRHRYLMLTACFPDGGIAGFGVARLTRLAPGRYLANFRRGPVTRTPECLARILPGIAARLRQAGCCSMQLNPRWSGGEAAQQVCAILEAAGGVQLPASGQAQHRYTALVDLGGSPEQLLARLKQRCRRQIRKAEKAGIAVRPAGSLEEAMRFEPLMQSFFRARGLGLEAVPPVAAQWQMTRSKGAFLLAWQQERLVAGHVMIADGSRAFWLVLARSEDKSSAAAGYPLVWEAMKTAQAQGFAQYDMAGAAALSGDGAEADPAGARNRAQFKSAFNPGIVPLVPAYVLPLRQPGHAVLFNLRRAYRALRAEARLRA from the coding sequence GTGACCGTGCTGCAGCCGTTCAGCGCCGGCACTGCGGGAATTCGCATCAGCATGGATCAGGTGCCGCCGCAAAGGATCCGCAGAAAACTGGAGGCCTTTCTGGAAACCTGCCCGCCGGCGGGCTGGCTGCAGCACCCGGATTTCACCGCAAACTGCCCGCCGCCGCCGCGCCACCGCTACCTGATGCTGACAGCCTGCTTTCCGGACGGCGGCATTGCCGGATTTGGCGTCGCGCGCCTGACCCGGCTGGCGCCGGGCCGCTACCTGGCGAATTTCCGGCGCGGGCCGGTCACCCGCACGCCGGAATGCCTGGCCCGGATCCTGCCGGGAATCGCGGCGCGGCTGCGGCAGGCCGGCTGCTGCTCGATGCAGCTGAACCCACGCTGGAGCGGCGGGGAAGCCGCGCAGCAAGTCTGCGCAATTCTGGAAGCGGCGGGCGGGGTTCAGCTGCCTGCGAGCGGTCAGGCGCAGCACCGGTACACGGCGCTGGTTGATCTGGGCGGATCACCGGAGCAGCTGCTGGCCCGGCTGAAACAACGCTGCCGACGGCAGATCCGCAAAGCGGAAAAAGCGGGGATTGCGGTGCGCCCGGCCGGATCTTTGGAAGAGGCCATGCGGTTCGAACCGCTGATGCAGTCATTCTTCCGCGCCCGCGGGCTGGGGCTTGAAGCGGTTCCGCCTGTGGCGGCGCAATGGCAGATGACCCGCAGCAAGGGCGCTTTCCTGCTGGCCTGGCAGCAGGAAAGGCTGGTGGCGGGCCATGTCATGATTGCCGATGGCAGCCGGGCGTTCTGGCTTGTTCTGGCCCGCAGCGAAGACAAGTCCAGCGCCGCCGCCGGGTATCCGCTGGTTTGGGAGGCGATGAAAACCGCACAGGCACAGGGGTTTGCCCAGTATGACATGGCAGGGGCAGCAGCGCTGTCCGGCGACGGGGCCGAAGCGGACCCGGCCGGCGCCAGAAACCGGGCTCAGTTCAAATCGGCCTTCAACCCCGGCATCGTGCCTCTGGTGCCCGCCTATGTGCTGCCCTTGCGCCAGCCCGGCCATGCGGTGCTGTTCAACCTGCGCCGCGCCTATCGCGCGCTGCGGGCGGAAGCGAGGCTGAGGGCATGA